In a genomic window of Acidobacteriota bacterium:
- a CDS encoding YceI family protein produces MSTAAATTTRTFSLDKSHSEVMFQVRHLVTKVRGRFSDFGGTIDFDAVAPERSSVAFSVKTASIDTNEPKRDEHLRSADFFEVERFPAMTFASRRIEKTGDETFLVHGDLTMRDVTKTIALPVTFLGMARDPWGNEKLGFEAETTLNRKDFGLAWNAVLETGGFLVGDEVKVTLSLQAAPAA; encoded by the coding sequence ATGTCCACCGCAGCCGCCACCACGACCCGCACGTTCTCGCTCGACAAGTCGCACTCCGAGGTGATGTTCCAGGTGCGTCATCTCGTCACGAAAGTCCGCGGACGCTTCTCCGACTTCGGAGGGACCATCGACTTCGACGCCGTCGCGCCCGAACGATCGTCGGTGGCCTTCTCGGTGAAGACCGCCAGCATCGACACGAACGAGCCGAAGCGCGACGAGCACCTGCGCTCCGCCGACTTCTTCGAGGTCGAGAGATTCCCCGCCATGACCTTCGCGAGCCGCCGCATCGAGAAGACCGGCGACGAGACGTTCCTCGTGCACGGCGATCTCACCATGCGCGACGTCACGAAGACCATCGCCCTGCCCGTGACGTTTCTAGGCATGGCCCGCGACCCCTGGGGCAACGAGAAACTGGGCTTCGAGGCCGAAACCACGCTCAATCGCAAGGACTTCGGCCTGGCCTGGAACGCCGTCCTCGAGACCGGCGGCTTCCTCGTGGGCGACGAGGTGAAGGTCACGCTGTCGCTGCAGGCCGCTCCCGCGGCCTGA
- a CDS encoding MarR family transcriptional regulator, with protein sequence MTSALQRELKMTRPFASLAQEAHLGIARTAAVLDHAVDEVFRDERITPTQFNVLRILRGAGDTGLCRAEIAARMIRRVPDVTRLIDRLEEAGLVRRDREGQDRRYVTTRITKKGLALLDGLDARVTALHDSLLGHLGEARLRHLIDLLDVVREGQSAS encoded by the coding sequence ATGACCTCGGCGCTCCAGCGCGAACTCAAGATGACGCGCCCGTTCGCGAGCCTCGCGCAGGAGGCGCACCTCGGCATCGCCAGGACCGCCGCCGTGCTCGACCACGCCGTCGACGAGGTCTTTCGCGACGAGCGCATCACGCCGACGCAGTTCAACGTGCTGCGCATCCTCCGGGGAGCGGGCGACACCGGGCTGTGTCGCGCCGAGATCGCGGCGCGCATGATTCGCCGCGTGCCCGACGTCACGCGGTTGATCGACCGGCTCGAGGAGGCCGGTCTCGTTCGCCGGGATCGCGAGGGTCAGGACCGGCGCTACGTGACGACGCGCATCACGAAGAAGGGCTTGGCCTTGCTCGATGGCCTCGACGCGCGGGTGACCGCGTTGCACGACTCGCTGCTCGGCCACCTGGGTGAGGCCAGGTTACGTCACCTGATCGACCTGCTCGATGTCGTCAGGGAGGGCCAGTCCGCATCCTGA
- a CDS encoding MerR family transcriptional regulator, which yields MSDRPPDIVIPDRASFKATEVCELLKVQPYVLRSWESEFKDLGVAKTPGGPRVYRRRDVERVARIKQYVFGEGLTLAGVRRRLELELPAAQVEAPDEDEAADEAPSRGAVCVADVRLRQRVDAVRAGLRDLLQRLSSTLPPASPPAPADPGEFVLEPPRATGETVPAVPEARVPRRRRPDAAN from the coding sequence ATGAGCGATCGCCCGCCCGACATCGTGATTCCCGATCGCGCGAGCTTCAAGGCCACCGAGGTGTGCGAGTTGCTGAAGGTGCAGCCGTACGTGCTGCGCTCGTGGGAGAGCGAGTTCAAGGATCTCGGTGTGGCGAAGACGCCGGGCGGCCCACGCGTGTACCGGCGGCGGGACGTGGAGCGCGTCGCCCGGATCAAGCAGTACGTATTCGGCGAGGGCCTGACGCTCGCGGGCGTCAGGCGGCGCCTCGAGCTGGAGCTGCCTGCGGCTCAGGTCGAGGCACCCGATGAAGACGAGGCTGCCGACGAGGCGCCATCGCGCGGTGCGGTCTGCGTGGCGGACGTGCGCCTGCGCCAGCGGGTCGATGCCGTGCGGGCGGGGTTGCGCGACCTCCTGCAGCGGCTGTCGTCCACCCTCCCGCCGGCGTCCCCGCCGGCGCCCGCAGACCCCGGTGAGTTCGTGCTCGAGCCGCCGCGCGCGACGGGCGAGACCGTGCCCGCCGTGCCTGAGGCGCGAGTCCCGCGGCGTCGTCGGCCGGACGCGGCGAACTGA
- the der gene encoding ribosome biogenesis GTPase Der — protein sequence MGTRRHGTPSVVLVGRPNVGKSTLFNRITNTRRAIVASVAGTTRDALVQPASWNDVDFDLVDTGGMFGASTDPLHALVFEHGKRAVETADLVVFLVDGREGLVPGDRDIAQALRQAGRPVIVALNKIDDRRARDRAMEFYQLGFEPVFEVAAEHGEGVAELLDEIVGRIGRRARARPVADEPGAETAAEIRVAIIGRPNVGKSSLVNRLLREERVLVSDMPGTTRDAIDTLLRWHRKTFRIVDTAGIRRPGRVAKSGQIEAVSVLVARRAIERADVAVLVIDAAEGPTDQDAAIAGEAEGAGCGVVVVANKWDLVKGSGAEVAKAFDESVRRQLKFLDFAPLLHISALTGERTPKLLETIDAVATSRVKRVATSELNRFIEVVTATHPPASPGRREVRVLYAAQTGVAPPTFVFFTNVATKFHFSYERFLVNRLRDAYGFVGTPIRLQVRRRGQERKGR from the coding sequence ATGGGCACGCGACGTCACGGCACCCCGAGCGTCGTTCTGGTTGGCCGGCCGAACGTGGGCAAGTCGACCCTGTTCAACCGCATCACCAACACGCGGCGGGCCATCGTGGCTTCGGTGGCCGGGACGACCCGCGATGCCCTCGTGCAGCCTGCGTCGTGGAACGATGTCGACTTCGACCTCGTGGACACCGGCGGGATGTTCGGGGCCAGCACCGACCCGCTCCACGCGTTGGTGTTCGAGCACGGGAAGCGGGCGGTCGAAACCGCCGACCTGGTGGTGTTCCTGGTCGACGGCCGCGAGGGCCTCGTCCCTGGGGATCGAGACATCGCCCAGGCACTCCGGCAGGCGGGTCGCCCGGTGATCGTGGCGCTCAATAAGATCGACGACCGGCGCGCGCGCGATCGAGCCATGGAGTTCTACCAGTTGGGCTTCGAGCCGGTCTTCGAGGTGGCGGCCGAGCACGGCGAGGGCGTGGCGGAGCTGCTCGACGAGATCGTCGGGCGGATCGGACGGAGAGCCCGCGCAAGGCCGGTTGCCGACGAGCCCGGAGCCGAGACCGCCGCCGAGATCCGCGTGGCCATCATTGGCCGCCCGAACGTCGGGAAGTCGTCGCTCGTCAACCGCCTGCTCCGCGAGGAGCGCGTGCTCGTCAGCGACATGCCCGGGACGACACGCGATGCCATCGACACGCTGCTGCGCTGGCACCGCAAGACGTTTCGCATCGTCGACACGGCGGGCATCAGGCGTCCGGGCCGCGTGGCGAAGTCGGGGCAGATCGAGGCGGTGAGCGTGCTCGTGGCGCGCCGGGCGATCGAGCGGGCCGACGTGGCCGTGCTCGTCATCGACGCGGCCGAGGGCCCGACCGATCAGGATGCGGCCATCGCCGGCGAGGCCGAGGGCGCGGGGTGCGGTGTGGTCGTCGTCGCGAACAAGTGGGATCTGGTGAAGGGGAGCGGAGCCGAGGTCGCGAAGGCCTTCGACGAGTCGGTGCGCCGGCAGCTGAAGTTCCTCGACTTCGCGCCCCTCTTGCACATCTCGGCGCTCACCGGCGAGCGCACGCCGAAGCTGCTCGAGACCATCGACGCCGTGGCGACGAGCCGCGTAAAGCGGGTCGCGACGAGCGAGCTGAACCGGTTCATCGAGGTCGTGACGGCCACGCACCCTCCCGCGAGTCCTGGAAGGCGGGAAGTGCGCGTGCTCTACGCGGCGCAGACCGGGGTGGCCCCGCCGACGTTCGTGTTCTTCACGAACGTGGCGACGAAGTTCCACTTCTCGTACGAGCGGTTCCTCGTGAATCGGCTGCGGGACGCGTACGGCTTCGTGGGCACGCCCATCCGGCTCCAGGTCCGCCGGCGCGGCCAGGAGCGGAAGGGGCGCTAA
- a CDS encoding integration host factor subunit beta gives MIKVDIVNEVSRAADITKVKAEVAVDAVFDAMRLSMQRGERIELRGFGVFQVKPRKRGIGRNPRTGKEVRIPPGRTIRFKPGKDLQNIGG, from the coding sequence ATGATCAAAGTCGACATCGTCAACGAGGTGTCCAGGGCGGCGGACATCACCAAGGTCAAGGCCGAGGTCGCGGTCGACGCCGTCTTCGACGCCATGCGATTGTCGATGCAGCGGGGCGAACGCATCGAACTGCGCGGCTTCGGGGTGTTCCAGGTGAAGCCGCGTAAGCGCGGCATCGGCCGGAACCCGCGGACCGGCAAGGAGGTCAGGATTCCGCCCGGGCGCACGATCCGATTCAAGCCCGGCAAGGACCTGCAGAACATCGGCGGTTGA
- a CDS encoding site-2 protease family protein, with product MPRTIVPVPGPDDRVWLHVLLLAATFVTTTLVGALHYRGFAFDPSGSPPLPPWGRSLFGGLWYSVSILAILGAHEMGHYLACRYHRVAASLPYFLPVPLPLTGTIGAFIRIRQPIRTKAQLFDIGVAGPIAGFVVLLPLMVAGVMMSRVVPVPPEADYFGEPLILQALIWLVHGPRPEGYDLVLHPMGFAAWFGLLATALNLFPIGQLDGGHISYAVVGRRSIWVTYGAVGMALALATHSMSWIAWTILIVVMLFIFGPRHPSTMDEHVPLDRTRLAVALLAALIFVACFTPAPIQPYELIRPR from the coding sequence GTGCCCCGCACGATCGTGCCCGTGCCGGGTCCAGACGACCGGGTCTGGCTGCACGTGCTCCTGCTCGCGGCGACGTTCGTCACGACGACGCTCGTCGGCGCGCTCCATTATCGAGGCTTTGCGTTCGACCCTTCGGGCTCGCCGCCCCTTCCACCGTGGGGCCGCTCGCTCTTCGGCGGCCTCTGGTACAGCGTGTCGATCCTGGCCATTCTTGGCGCCCACGAAATGGGCCACTATCTGGCCTGCCGCTACCATCGCGTGGCGGCGTCGCTGCCGTACTTCCTGCCGGTCCCGCTCCCGCTCACCGGCACCATCGGCGCCTTCATCCGGATCCGCCAGCCCATCCGCACGAAGGCCCAGTTGTTCGACATCGGCGTGGCGGGCCCCATCGCCGGATTCGTGGTCCTCCTGCCGCTCATGGTAGCCGGCGTGATGATGTCGCGCGTCGTGCCGGTCCCGCCTGAAGCGGATTACTTCGGCGAGCCGCTGATTCTGCAGGCCCTCATCTGGCTCGTCCACGGGCCGCGGCCCGAAGGGTACGACCTGGTCCTGCACCCGATGGGCTTTGCGGCCTGGTTCGGTCTGCTCGCCACGGCGCTCAACCTGTTCCCGATCGGGCAACTCGATGGCGGCCACATCTCGTACGCGGTTGTCGGGCGGCGGTCGATCTGGGTGACGTACGGCGCGGTGGGCATGGCCCTGGCCCTGGCGACCCATTCGATGAGCTGGATCGCGTGGACGATCTTGATCGTCGTCATGCTGTTCATCTTCGGCCCGCGGCACCCGAGCACGATGGACGAACACGTGCCGCTCGACCGCACGCGGCTGGCGGTGGCGCTTCTCGCGGCCCTGATCTTCGTCGCCTGTTTCACGCCGGCGCCGATTCAGCCGTACGAACTGATCCGGCCCAGGTGA
- the priA gene encoding primosomal protein N', translating to MPWLVSVAVPVPSLPALTYRVPDEVEPVRGARAVVTVGRRVVTGVIVSVEREGRPGRPVAPVSDAGLSRPVVPSAIKHVDRLLDDQAFLPGPVVDLALWVADYYMCAPGEAMAAALPPSTTVRSRARVVITDAGRQLARSPLHTLDELTRALLDPIEAAAMSPAVLATRAAGGAPAGPARASRLREARLRLRSLEREGLVRIEHELTGRSSAFRTVRVAHATAAAREPGVVDALPDRQREALHALLVAADGVETPEFAARGIAPAAVAGLARKRLVAFTTAHVDRDPFVDEGRVAAREAEKALVEATADQEEALATLRALSALGEFRVALLHGVTGSGKTEVYRRLAQTVVAAGRRVLILVPEIALTPAVAATFRHTFGDRVAIQHSGLSDGERHDQWHRIRRGDVDLVVGTRSAVFAPLSSPGLIIVDEEHDTSYKQEDAPRYHGRDVAIVRGRASGALVVLGSATPSLETYHNALAGRYSSVVMARRVLDRPLADVRVVNMRDEYADEGPDVVLSRTLRESLVACVGRGEQAIVLLNRRGFATSIFCRQCGGTLECPNCSVTLTVHRAIGRGRCHYCDYSVRLPDRCATCGAEFLEYTGFGTERVESELLGSVEGLRVARVDRDTMRRKGEIARLLSRFAAHDLDVLVGTQMIAKGHDFPAVTLVGVVSADVGLGLADFRASERTFQLLTQVAGRAGRGERPGEAIIQTLFPEHYSIVHATTQDYVAFYEREIAYRQAMRYPPVVSLVNVIVRAPTAARAIDEARRLADHVRAARGRFRVLGPAAAPLGRLRGEHRAQFFMKGQERRAMREALGAALDALPEIRRRAVVDVDPLSVL from the coding sequence ATGCCGTGGCTGGTGTCGGTGGCCGTTCCGGTGCCGTCGCTGCCGGCACTGACCTACCGCGTTCCCGACGAGGTCGAGCCCGTGCGCGGTGCGCGGGCCGTCGTCACGGTCGGCCGCCGGGTCGTGACCGGCGTCATCGTCTCGGTCGAGCGCGAGGGGCGGCCGGGACGTCCCGTCGCGCCGGTGAGCGACGCCGGCCTTTCACGCCCGGTGGTGCCTTCGGCGATCAAGCACGTCGACCGCCTGCTCGACGACCAGGCCTTTCTGCCCGGGCCGGTCGTCGACCTCGCGCTCTGGGTGGCCGACTACTACATGTGCGCGCCGGGTGAGGCGATGGCCGCCGCCCTGCCGCCGTCCACGACGGTTCGAAGTCGCGCCCGTGTCGTCATCACGGATGCAGGGCGCCAGCTCGCCAGGTCGCCTCTCCATACTCTCGACGAGCTGACGCGTGCCCTGCTCGATCCGATCGAGGCGGCGGCCATGTCCCCTGCGGTGCTGGCGACGCGAGCGGCGGGCGGCGCACCAGCCGGGCCGGCGCGCGCTTCACGGCTGCGCGAGGCCCGTCTGCGACTGCGATCGCTCGAGCGCGAGGGCCTCGTGCGCATCGAGCACGAGCTGACGGGGCGATCGTCGGCGTTCCGGACCGTGCGGGTGGCGCATGCGACGGCCGCGGCGCGCGAGCCCGGCGTCGTCGACGCGCTGCCCGACCGCCAGCGGGAGGCCCTTCACGCGCTGCTCGTCGCCGCCGATGGCGTGGAGACGCCGGAGTTCGCGGCGCGGGGCATCGCGCCGGCGGCGGTGGCCGGCCTCGCGAGGAAGCGGCTGGTCGCGTTCACGACCGCTCACGTCGACCGCGATCCCTTCGTCGATGAAGGGCGAGTGGCGGCGAGGGAGGCCGAGAAGGCGCTGGTCGAGGCGACGGCCGACCAGGAAGAAGCACTGGCGACGCTCAGGGCGCTCTCGGCGCTCGGTGAGTTCCGCGTCGCCCTGCTCCACGGGGTGACCGGCAGCGGGAAGACGGAAGTCTACCGGCGGCTGGCGCAGACCGTCGTGGCTGCGGGACGGCGTGTACTGATCCTCGTGCCCGAGATCGCGCTGACGCCGGCGGTCGCAGCGACGTTCCGTCACACCTTCGGCGATCGCGTCGCCATCCAGCACAGCGGCCTTTCCGACGGTGAGCGCCACGACCAGTGGCATCGCATCCGGCGCGGCGACGTCGACCTCGTCGTCGGTACGCGTTCGGCGGTGTTCGCCCCGCTCTCCTCCCCGGGCCTCATCATCGTCGACGAAGAGCACGACACGTCGTACAAGCAGGAGGACGCGCCGCGGTACCACGGGCGCGACGTGGCGATCGTGCGCGGCCGGGCGTCGGGGGCGCTCGTCGTGCTCGGGTCGGCGACGCCGTCGCTCGAGACCTACCACAATGCGCTCGCCGGCCGGTACAGTTCGGTCGTGATGGCGCGTCGGGTGCTCGACCGGCCGCTGGCCGACGTGCGCGTCGTGAACATGCGCGACGAGTATGCCGACGAAGGGCCGGACGTCGTGCTGAGCCGCACCCTGCGGGAATCGCTCGTCGCGTGCGTCGGCCGCGGTGAGCAGGCCATCGTGCTGCTCAACCGGCGTGGCTTCGCGACGTCGATCTTCTGTCGGCAGTGCGGCGGCACGCTCGAGTGCCCCAACTGCAGCGTCACGCTCACGGTGCACAGGGCGATCGGGCGCGGACGCTGTCACTACTGCGACTACTCGGTCCGGCTGCCCGACCGCTGCGCCACGTGCGGCGCCGAGTTCCTCGAGTACACCGGCTTCGGGACCGAGCGTGTCGAGTCGGAGCTGCTCGGCAGCGTCGAGGGGCTGCGCGTCGCGCGGGTCGACCGCGACACGATGCGGCGGAAGGGCGAGATCGCGCGCCTGCTGTCGCGCTTCGCCGCGCACGACCTCGACGTGCTCGTCGGGACGCAGATGATCGCGAAAGGGCACGACTTCCCGGCCGTCACGCTCGTCGGGGTGGTGTCGGCCGACGTGGGCCTCGGACTCGCCGACTTCCGCGCCTCGGAGCGCACGTTCCAGCTGCTGACGCAGGTGGCGGGACGCGCGGGCCGCGGCGAGCGTCCCGGCGAGGCGATCATCCAGACACTCTTTCCGGAGCACTACAGCATCGTCCATGCGACGACGCAGGACTACGTCGCCTTCTACGAACGGGAGATCGCCTACCGCCAGGCGATGCGGTACCCGCCCGTCGTATCGCTCGTCAACGTGATCGTGCGAGCGCCGACCGCCGCGCGGGCGATCGACGAGGCGCGGCGGCTGGCCGACCACGTCCGCGCCGCGCGCGGGCGGTTCCGGGTGCTCGGCCCGGCCGCCGCGCCGCTCGGGCGCCTGCGCGGGGAGCACCGCGCCCAGTTCTTCATGAAGGGCCAGGAGCGTCGCGCAATGCGCGAGGCGCTCGGGGCGGCACTCGACGCGCTGCCGGAGATCCGCCGGCGAGCGGTCGTCGACGTCGACCCGCTCTCGGTGTTGTAG
- a CDS encoding uracil-DNA glycosylase, with protein sequence MIRHLTLLEEFGVQGFSQSATWRRRPGEAAPAGVLEGSAAGEGGRDQPGGLPATERAAARSRPPVEAPLPDLPDPAALDVDPQQWLDELRTHIGDCTRCKLHGLGRRQVVFGVGNPRARLMFVGEGPGYDEDVQGIPFVGRAGQLLTKIIEAMNLTRDQVYIANVVKCRPPGNRNPEPDEVATCEPFLFRQIDVIRPAVIVALGTYAAQVLLRTREPISRLRGQVFEYRGARLVPTFHPAFLLRSPERKRETWEDMKKVMVLLATSG encoded by the coding sequence TTGATCCGCCATCTGACGCTCCTCGAGGAGTTCGGCGTTCAGGGCTTCAGCCAATCGGCAACGTGGCGCCGCCGGCCCGGCGAGGCCGCGCCGGCCGGGGTACTGGAGGGATCCGCTGCCGGCGAGGGCGGGCGTGACCAGCCGGGCGGGCTGCCGGCCACCGAACGCGCGGCCGCGCGCAGCCGTCCGCCCGTCGAGGCGCCGCTGCCCGATCTCCCCGACCCTGCCGCGCTCGACGTCGACCCACAGCAGTGGCTCGACGAGCTCCGCACGCACATCGGCGACTGCACGCGGTGCAAGCTGCACGGGCTGGGGCGCCGGCAGGTCGTCTTCGGCGTGGGCAACCCCAGGGCCCGGCTGATGTTCGTCGGCGAGGGACCGGGGTACGACGAGGACGTCCAGGGAATTCCGTTCGTCGGCCGCGCGGGGCAGTTGCTGACGAAGATCATCGAGGCCATGAACCTGACGCGCGACCAGGTGTACATCGCCAACGTCGTCAAGTGCCGGCCGCCGGGCAACCGCAACCCGGAGCCCGACGAGGTGGCCACCTGCGAGCCGTTCCTGTTCCGGCAGATTGACGTCATCCGCCCCGCGGTGATCGTGGCGCTCGGCACGTATGCCGCGCAGGTGCTGCTCCGTACCAGGGAGCCGATCTCGCGGCTGCGGGGGCAGGTCTTCGAGTATCGCGGGGCGCGCCTCGTCCCGACGTTCCACCCGGCCTTCCTGCTGCGCAGTCCCGAGCGCAAGCGCGAGACCTGGGAGGACATGAAGAAGGTCATGGTCCTGCTCGCCACGAGTGGCTAG
- the coaBC gene encoding bifunctional phosphopantothenoylcysteine decarboxylase/phosphopantothenate--cysteine ligase CoaBC, with amino-acid sequence MALVALGVTGGIGAYKAVEVARGLQKHGHDIAAVLTRGAQNFVGPLTFEAITRRPVVIDQWAAGTNADIEHISLASTIDLLVVAPATAHTLARFAHGLADDFLTSLYLATKAPVLVAPAMNTHMLDHPATQANLATLAGRGVHVVEPGEGFLACGWVGKGRLAEPDDVVAAAVGLLAPVERDLAGRTLLVAAGPTFEDLDPVRFIGNRSSGKMGLAIVDEAVARGARVVLVLGPSSQPVGPGVELVRTRSAAEMHTAVMARAGEADAIVMAAAVADYTPAEGARPQKVAKTGDDWVIRLTRTRDILADLGAWRGGRSLPVLVGFAAETEQVVERGRAKREAKRADLIVANDVSGVDAGFEVDANAATIIGADAEETVPLGPKRQLAGRIVAHVVRLLAERRAAAPGP; translated from the coding sequence ATGGCTCTCGTGGCATTGGGCGTGACTGGCGGTATCGGCGCCTACAAAGCGGTCGAGGTCGCGCGCGGGCTGCAGAAGCACGGACACGACATCGCGGCCGTCCTGACGCGAGGCGCGCAGAACTTCGTCGGCCCGCTCACCTTCGAGGCCATCACCAGGCGCCCGGTCGTGATCGATCAATGGGCCGCAGGCACCAACGCCGACATCGAACACATCTCGCTCGCGTCGACGATCGATTTGCTGGTCGTGGCCCCGGCCACGGCCCACACCCTCGCGCGCTTCGCCCACGGGCTCGCCGACGACTTCCTGACCTCGCTCTACCTCGCGACGAAAGCGCCGGTGCTCGTGGCCCCGGCCATGAACACGCACATGCTCGACCACCCGGCCACGCAGGCCAATCTCGCGACGCTGGCAGGCCGAGGCGTGCATGTCGTCGAGCCCGGAGAAGGGTTTCTGGCCTGCGGCTGGGTGGGGAAGGGACGGTTGGCCGAACCTGACGATGTCGTCGCCGCGGCCGTCGGCCTGCTCGCGCCTGTCGAGCGCGACCTCGCGGGGCGGACGCTGCTCGTGGCCGCCGGGCCCACCTTCGAAGACCTCGATCCCGTGCGGTTCATCGGCAATCGGTCGAGCGGCAAGATGGGACTCGCCATCGTCGATGAAGCCGTGGCCCGAGGCGCGCGCGTCGTGCTGGTGCTCGGACCCTCGTCGCAGCCCGTCGGACCGGGCGTCGAACTGGTACGGACCCGGTCGGCCGCCGAGATGCACACCGCCGTGATGGCGCGTGCCGGGGAGGCCGACGCCATCGTCATGGCCGCGGCGGTGGCCGACTACACGCCCGCCGAGGGGGCGCGGCCGCAGAAGGTGGCCAAGACCGGCGACGACTGGGTCATTCGGCTGACGAGGACGCGCGACATCCTGGCCGACCTCGGCGCCTGGCGTGGCGGCCGCTCCCTGCCCGTGCTCGTCGGGTTCGCGGCCGAAACCGAGCAGGTCGTCGAACGAGGTCGCGCCAAGCGCGAGGCGAAGCGCGCCGATCTCATCGTCGCCAACGACGTCTCCGGCGTCGACGCCGGCTTCGAGGTCGACGCAAACGCCGCCACGATCATCGGCGCCGACGCCGAAGAGACCGTGCCGCTCGGCCCCAAGCGCCAGCTCGCCGGGCGCATCGTGGCACACGTCGTGCGCCTGCTGGCCGAGCGCCGGGCCGCAGCGCCGGGGCCGTAG
- a CDS encoding DNA-directed RNA polymerase subunit omega produces MTQTDRSASPNRFEFVTLAGARARQLLKGCTPRVDGGGKAARVAQREVLSGAVQRLRDDDTTE; encoded by the coding sequence ATGACCCAGACCGATCGCAGTGCGTCCCCCAACCGATTCGAATTCGTCACCCTCGCTGGCGCCCGCGCGCGCCAGTTGCTGAAGGGCTGCACCCCGCGCGTCGACGGCGGTGGCAAGGCCGCCCGCGTCGCGCAGAGGGAGGTGCTCTCGGGCGCCGTGCAGCGCCTGCGCGACGACGACACCACCGAGTAG
- the gmk gene encoding guanylate kinase: MARGLLFIVSAPSGTGKTTLVERLADVVPDLVLSRSYTSRGRRPDEVDGVDYTFVSREAFEAMIARHEFLEWADVFGNLYGTSAPDTERALRAGKDVVLVIDVHGARQVRERGLRFTSVFVLPPSFEVLEQRLRGRSQDSDEAIRRRLETARQEVTSYLEYDYVVVNDELDAAVERLEGILLAERSRCAIMRPVAESVLETFGIQRY, from the coding sequence ATGGCGAGAGGGCTGCTCTTCATCGTGTCGGCGCCGTCAGGAACGGGCAAGACCACCCTCGTCGAGCGCCTCGCCGACGTCGTGCCCGACCTGGTGCTGTCGCGCTCGTACACGTCGCGCGGACGCCGCCCGGACGAAGTCGACGGCGTCGACTACACCTTCGTCAGTCGTGAGGCGTTCGAGGCAATGATCGCGCGCCACGAGTTTCTGGAGTGGGCCGACGTCTTCGGGAACCTGTACGGCACGAGCGCTCCCGATACCGAGCGGGCCCTGCGGGCGGGCAAGGATGTCGTGCTCGTCATCGACGTGCACGGGGCGAGGCAGGTGCGCGAACGTGGCCTTCGCTTCACGTCGGTCTTCGTTCTGCCTCCGTCGTTCGAGGTCCTCGAGCAGCGGCTGCGGGGCCGTAGCCAGGACAGCGACGAGGCCATCCGGCGCCGACTCGAGACGGCGCGGCAGGAGGTGACGAGCTACCTGGAGTACGATTACGTCGTCGTCAACGACGAGCTCGACGCCGCCGTCGAGCGCCTCGAGGGCATCCTGCTCGCCGAGCGCTCGCGGTGTGCGATCATGCGCCCGGTCGCCGAGTCGGTGCTCGAGACCTTTGGAATTCAGAGATACTAG
- a CDS encoding YicC family protein, which yields MITSMTGFAAATRESEMGSVTVTVRAVNHRFLDLQVRLPSTCGALEPAIRTLVQQRIARGRVEMQIGVQAARMPQVDVELNEAFVGALRDAVDRARASGLVSGELAPGDLLRFPQALVIREPGPDQGASPGDAARALIEETVAAAVAGLQEMRVREGTFLSADLEARRLGLAAQIERIAAAADEGRAAVEARLLRRIEELRVEASVEPALIAQEVVRFAARSDIAEEIVRFRAHLDHWARLASAPEPCGRKLDFLLQEMNREINTIGSKAEGTAVAELVVHAKAELERMREQVQNVE from the coding sequence ATGATCACGTCGATGACCGGGTTCGCCGCGGCGACGCGCGAGAGCGAGATGGGGAGCGTGACGGTCACCGTCAGGGCGGTGAACCACCGGTTCCTCGACCTGCAGGTGCGCCTCCCCTCGACCTGCGGGGCGCTCGAGCCCGCGATACGAACGCTCGTCCAGCAGCGGATCGCGCGCGGGCGTGTCGAGATGCAGATCGGCGTACAGGCCGCGCGGATGCCCCAGGTGGACGTCGAGCTGAACGAAGCGTTCGTCGGCGCCCTGCGCGACGCGGTCGACCGGGCGCGCGCGTCGGGGCTCGTCTCGGGCGAGCTCGCCCCGGGCGACCTGCTGCGGTTCCCTCAGGCGCTCGTGATCCGGGAGCCAGGGCCCGATCAGGGCGCGTCCCCAGGCGACGCGGCACGAGCGCTCATCGAAGAGACCGTCGCGGCCGCCGTCGCGGGACTCCAGGAGATGCGAGTGCGCGAGGGGACGTTCCTCAGCGCCGACCTCGAGGCCAGACGGCTGGGCCTCGCGGCGCAGATCGAGCGCATCGCCGCGGCCGCCGACGAAGGACGGGCGGCCGTCGAGGCCCGGCTCCTGCGCCGGATCGAGGAGCTGAGGGTCGAGGCGTCGGTCGAGCCGGCGCTGATCGCCCAGGAGGTCGTCCGGTTCGCCGCCCGGTCGGACATCGCCGAGGAGATCGTGCGCTTCCGTGCGCACCTCGATCACTGGGCGCGCCTTGCGAGCGCGCCGGAACCGTGCGGCCGGAAGCTCGACTTCCTGCTGCAGGAGATGAATCGCGAGATCAACACGATCGGGTCGAAGGCCGAAGGCACCGCCGTCGCCGAGCTGGTCGTGCACGCGAAAGCCGAGCTCGAGCGGATGCGCGAGCAGGTCCAGAACGTCGAATAG